The Verrucomicrobiia bacterium genomic sequence CACTGACCTACGAAGCCGTCTGGCAACTCACCTGCCGGGGCGTCGGCCAAAGCACCTGCGTCGGCATCGGCGGTGACCCCGTCAACGGGACCTCCCACCTCGATGTCATCCGCATGTTCATGGCCGATCCCGACACCCACGGGATCATCATGATCGGGGAAATCGGAGGCTCCGCGGAAGAAGAAGCCGCCGAGTGGATCCGCGCTCACGGCTCCAAGCCCGTCGCCGGCTTCATCGCCGGAGCCACGGCTCCCCCGGGACGCCGCATGGGCCACGCCGGCGCCATCGTTTCCGGTGGCAAGGGAACTGCCGCCGCCAAGATCAACGCCTTCCGCGATGCCGGCATCGGTATCGCCACCACCCCGTCGGATATGGCCGACACCCTCCTGAAAATGATGTAGCAGGCGCCGAACCCGGGCACCTCGGCGGGGCGACGCGCATGCCCCTTGCGCCCTGAAGACGCCTTCGCCACGACGGATTCCTCAGCGCCGGCCGCAGGGCCCAGCCATCGCCGACGTTCCCCCCCGCCGCCCACCGATCCTTGGATCACGGAACGACTGCGGTTCGAACCGGCGCCAGCGCGGCGTCCCGATGATGCACCGCCAGGGCTTCCTCCCGCGCCCGATCGAGGGCCTCTTCCGCGGAACCGGAGGGCGTGGACACCACCCCGGAACGACCGCTTCCCTCCTCCAGCCATTCCCCCAGCCACCCCTGACGGCTCCGAAACGCGGCCAGGCGGTAGGTCGTTCCGTCGATGGTGATGTCGGTATTCATGAAAAAGATGTTCCGGACGCCAACCCCGCGCCGCCTATTCGAGAGATCTCCCTACCGCCTCAATTCGCCACGGAGAACAGCCCGGCCCGCCGCAACCCGGGGTTCCTCGGCAGTCCGCTCGCCCGGTTGCGCCCCGCCCCCAGTCCGCCCACGCGACGGCCCACACGCGCCTTCGACGGGATGCCAGCGCCCGCCACCCGACCGCTCCACGGGTCGCCAGGCACCTCTTCGTCCGGCGCAAAAAGCGCCCGGAGTGCCAGCACCGCCTGGCCGTGAATCTGGCAGATCCGCGACTCGGTAAGCCCAAACACCTCCGCAATCTCCCGCAAGGTCAGATCCTCGTAGTAATACAGCGCGAGCACCTTCTGCTGCACCTCCGGCAGACTCGCAATGCGCTCCGCCAGCAGATTGACATCCTCCCGGAGGGCCGTCGCCTGATCCGGCTCCAGCACGCTCTCGTCCGGCAGCACCTCGCCCTGGTAACCCCCATCCTCACTCTCCATGCTCCTGACGGAGTCGAGGCAGACGTAGGTCGCCGGTCGCACCTCCAGCAGCAGTTGCCGGTAGTCCTTCAAGGTCATCGCCAGCTTCGCCGCCACCTCCTCCTCCGTCGGGAACCGACCGAGTTCCTGCTCCAGCCCGCGAAGCACCTGCTGCAGGCGGTCGGCCTTCTCATGCACCGACCGCGGCACCCAGTCCAGCCGCCGCAACTCGTCCATCACCGCCCCGCGAATCCGAAGCCGGGCGTATGTCTCGAACGCCGCCCCGCAATGGGGATTGAAGCGCCGGATCGCGTTGAGCAAC encodes the following:
- a CDS encoding FliA/WhiG family RNA polymerase sigma factor — its product is MEALWRGYAENGQGSVEEGEILGRHLHLVRIVVGRIALSLPAHVDTDDLHSVGRVGLLNAIRRFNPHCGAAFETYARLRIRGAVMDELRRLDWVPRSVHEKADRLQQVLRGLEQELGRFPTEEEVAAKLAMTLKDYRQLLLEVRPATYVCLDSVRSMESEDGGYQGEVLPDESVLEPDQATALREDVNLLAERIASLPEVQQKVLALYYYEDLTLREIAEVFGLTESRICQIHGQAVLALRALFAPDEEVPGDPWSGRVAGAGIPSKARVGRRVGGLGAGRNRASGLPRNPGLRRAGLFSVAN